A section of the Bacillus sp. HSf4 genome encodes:
- the bslB gene encoding biofilm surface layer hydrophobin BslB, with protein MRKRKFISKISVGLLTSAALISFILPTSEASAKEVKTSHYRCPIFCHPHKPHPWKPCPDQPQKPGNPGNPDNPQQPDNPTQQPVLEAKTINSNKEWTTSDIEITYKPNTFVGSSYVEFHFPYRFHASTRDTLNGKTLDYTQILDDGQTVRVPVYALSSSEFKLVMVRKTLPNAGTHRITAELKQNGKNINHAETTLEIVPR; from the coding sequence ATGCGAAAACGGAAATTCATTAGTAAAATCAGTGTTGGTCTATTAACGTCAGCGGCATTAATTTCATTTATTCTTCCTACTTCTGAGGCAAGCGCAAAAGAAGTGAAAACCAGCCACTACAGATGCCCGATTTTTTGCCATCCGCACAAGCCGCATCCTTGGAAGCCTTGTCCGGATCAACCGCAGAAACCTGGCAACCCAGGCAATCCGGACAACCCGCAGCAGCCGGATAATCCGACTCAGCAGCCTGTGCTTGAGGCCAAGACCATTAACAGCAATAAAGAATGGACAACTTCCGATATTGAAATCACATATAAACCGAATACATTTGTCGGTTCAAGCTATGTCGAGTTTCATTTCCCTTACCGCTTTCACGCCAGCACAAGGGATACACTAAATGGTAAAACACTTGATTACACACAAATTTTAGATGATGGGCAGACGGTCAGAGTGCCAGTCTATGCGTTAAGCTCATCTGAATTTAAGCTTGTGATGGTGCGGAAAACGCTTCCGAACGCAGGCACGCACAGAATTACCGCTGAACTAAAGCAAAACGGGAAAAACATTAATCATGCCGAAACAACATTGGAGATTGTTCCTCGTTAA
- the bslB gene encoding biofilm surface layer hydrophobin BslB, whose amino-acid sequence MFKRKFIGKLCVGLLSSAALFSFILPAQKANASFFRSAPTLHVETVDSNKEWTTSDIEVTYRPNSFVGASYVEFNFPYRFHANTRDSLNGRTLSYTQILNDGQTVRVPVYAFSSSQFKLVMVRKTLPNEGTHTITAEMQKFGKNYHHAETTVEIFPR is encoded by the coding sequence ATGTTTAAACGAAAATTCATCGGTAAATTGTGTGTCGGTCTATTATCCTCAGCAGCACTGTTTTCATTTATTCTTCCGGCACAAAAAGCAAACGCTTCCTTTTTCAGAAGCGCTCCGACACTTCATGTCGAAACGGTTGACAGTAATAAAGAGTGGACAACCTCTGACATCGAAGTCACTTACAGGCCAAACTCGTTCGTCGGCGCCAGCTATGTTGAATTTAACTTCCCTTACCGCTTTCATGCCAATACAAGGGATTCTCTGAACGGGAGAACATTGAGCTATACACAAATTTTAAATGACGGACAGACGGTCAGAGTGCCCGTCTATGCTTTCAGCTCTTCACAGTTTAAGCTGGTGATGGTCCGGAAAACGCTGCCTAACGAAGGTACACACACAATCACCGCTGAGATGCAAAAATTCGGCAAAAACTATCATCACGCTGAAACCACAGTGGAGATCTTCCCTCGTTAA
- a CDS encoding multidrug effflux MFS transporter: MSIPNSQADIAPRVKAQPNRVWIAVILGILSGIGPVVIDLYLPGLPQMAADLHTNASVVQLSLTSCLLGLALGQIVIGPFSDVLGRRIPLIVSLAVFAAASFLCALTSSVWVLIAMRFIQGAAGAGGIVISRAIARDLYSGTELTKFFSLLMLVNGIAPIISPVAGGQLMKFATWNGVFLIIGLFGMIMILSVIFGIRESLSPENRTKGGFKETFASFGKLFGQRSFMGYALAQGLIVAGMFGYISASPFVLQDIYGLSAQAFSFCFALNGLGIIIAAQITGRLAERFGEAAMLRCGLGISLTASLVLFITVFFQAALFFVLIPLFVVVSCIGIVTTSSGSLAMQSQGKSAGSASALLGLLPFILGAAAAPLVGIAGSHTALPMAAVILVCNIGALTCYKVLVGK, from the coding sequence ATGAGTATACCAAACAGCCAGGCAGATATTGCACCTCGGGTGAAAGCGCAGCCGAACAGAGTGTGGATTGCTGTCATATTGGGCATTTTATCCGGAATCGGACCGGTTGTGATCGACTTGTATTTGCCGGGGCTTCCGCAGATGGCGGCTGATTTACATACGAATGCTTCCGTCGTTCAGCTGAGTTTAACATCGTGTTTATTGGGATTGGCGCTCGGGCAAATTGTCATCGGCCCTTTTAGTGATGTATTGGGCAGAAGAATACCGCTTATTGTTTCATTAGCCGTTTTTGCCGCGGCGTCATTTTTATGCGCCTTGACATCATCTGTGTGGGTGTTGATCGCCATGCGGTTTATTCAAGGTGCGGCGGGAGCGGGCGGCATCGTGATATCCCGAGCGATAGCCCGGGACTTATATTCGGGCACAGAATTGACGAAGTTTTTCTCGTTACTGATGTTGGTTAACGGGATTGCGCCTATCATTTCTCCGGTTGCGGGTGGACAGCTGATGAAATTTGCAACTTGGAACGGCGTCTTTTTGATCATCGGTCTCTTTGGCATGATCATGATTCTGTCCGTTATATTTGGAATTCGAGAGTCTCTTTCCCCGGAAAATCGGACGAAGGGCGGTTTCAAGGAGACGTTCGCATCATTTGGAAAACTGTTTGGTCAGCGTTCCTTTATGGGGTATGCTTTGGCGCAGGGGTTGATCGTTGCCGGGATGTTCGGCTATATATCTGCTTCTCCGTTTGTTTTGCAAGACATTTACGGGCTTTCGGCACAAGCTTTTAGCTTTTGTTTTGCACTAAACGGTTTAGGCATTATCATCGCTGCCCAAATCACGGGCCGGCTTGCGGAGCGGTTTGGAGAAGCTGCCATGTTGAGATGCGGGCTGGGCATATCTTTGACCGCCAGCCTTGTCCTGTTCATAACCGTCTTCTTTCAAGCAGCGCTGTTTTTCGTTTTAATTCCGCTGTTTGTGGTCGTTTCCTGTATCGGAATCGTGACGACGTCAAGCGGATCATTGGCCATGCAAAGCCAAGGAAAGTCAGCAGGGAGCGCATCAGCGCTTTTGGGACTTTTACCGTTTATTTTGGGAGCGGCGGCTGCGCCGCTTGTGGGCATCGCCGGAAGTCATACGGCTTTGCCGATGGCCGCTGTTATTTTAGTTTGCAATATCGGTGCATTGACCTGTTATAAAGTGCTGGTCGGAAAATAA
- a CDS encoding ABC transporter permease subunit, whose product MNSFYILFQKEWKESWKGGKMLWMPAVLILLGLIQPISLYYMPEIIDMAGNLPKGAVIDIPRPSGGEVMASTLSQFGTVGTAIFVFSVMGSIVNERNEGSLSLVMTRPVSPLYYIGSKWLQQGLLALASFAVSYGLAFYYTNLLFSKVEIERFLFSLFVYSIWILFVMTMTMFFSALFRRVGGIAGASISVTAALSLAGSLFPRFTKWTPDKAQNQASYFILHGSWDDAFYWMVFSSSAIVLLLFMSTVFVFKRYEAY is encoded by the coding sequence ATGAATTCATTTTATATTTTATTCCAAAAAGAATGGAAGGAAAGTTGGAAGGGCGGAAAGATGCTTTGGATGCCTGCCGTTCTGATCCTTCTTGGCTTGATTCAGCCGATCAGCCTGTATTATATGCCCGAGATCATCGACATGGCCGGGAATCTTCCGAAGGGGGCTGTCATCGACATACCAAGGCCGAGTGGGGGGGAGGTTATGGCAAGCACCTTGTCCCAGTTTGGAACGGTTGGTACTGCGATTTTCGTTTTCAGTGTGATGGGCAGCATTGTCAATGAACGGAACGAGGGCTCCCTTTCATTAGTGATGACGAGGCCTGTCAGTCCGTTGTATTATATTGGCAGCAAATGGCTTCAACAGGGGTTGCTCGCATTGGCTTCATTTGCTGTGAGCTACGGTCTAGCCTTTTATTATACAAATCTTCTATTCAGTAAAGTTGAGATTGAACGTTTTCTATTCAGTTTATTCGTATACAGTATATGGATTCTATTTGTGATGACGATGACAATGTTTTTCAGCGCTTTGTTCCGTCGTGTCGGAGGGATTGCCGGTGCGAGCATCAGTGTGACGGCGGCACTTTCATTGGCGGGTTCGCTGTTTCCCCGCTTTACTAAATGGACGCCGGATAAAGCGCAAAACCAAGCCAGTTATTTTATCCTCCACGGTTCATGGGATGATGCTTTTTACTGGATGGTCTTTTCATCGTCAGCTATTGTGCTTCTTTTGTTTATGTCAACCGTATTTGTTTTTAAAAGATATGAAGCTTACTAA
- a CDS encoding ABC transporter ATP-binding protein, whose product MLSVNHLTKIYKQHKAVQNISFDLRHQQCTALLGPNGAGKTTTLQMLSGLLTPTSGRIQFLGRESINRSEIGYLPQHPAFFSWMTALEYMLFAARLSGLKRREALKKSRNALRYAGLERDEGRKIGGFSGGMKQRLGLAQALVHEPKLLILDEPVAALDPAGRREVLDMMKELKKKMTILFSTHVLHDAEEVCDQIIMLKEGAVKWSGPLHQLKYQHHTPSCILAAEESLEGWLEHLPYVSKVAYEKPSKAEIFLTEQSDHRRLLAECLNRHVSILRFEQKTQSLEDIYMKVMGL is encoded by the coding sequence ATGTTGTCCGTCAATCATTTAACGAAAATATATAAACAGCACAAAGCCGTCCAAAATATCAGCTTTGACCTCCGGCATCAGCAATGCACCGCACTGCTCGGACCTAACGGGGCGGGTAAAACAACGACATTGCAAATGCTGTCTGGTCTGTTGACGCCAACATCCGGGCGTATACAGTTTTTAGGCCGGGAATCGATAAACCGGTCGGAAATCGGATACCTGCCTCAGCATCCCGCTTTTTTCTCCTGGATGACGGCTCTGGAATATATGCTGTTTGCTGCAAGGCTTTCAGGGCTGAAACGACGTGAGGCATTGAAAAAGAGTCGAAACGCTTTGCGCTATGCCGGTCTGGAAAGGGATGAAGGCCGGAAAATCGGCGGTTTTTCGGGAGGAATGAAGCAAAGGCTCGGACTGGCACAAGCTCTAGTACACGAGCCAAAGCTATTGATCCTGGATGAACCTGTTGCAGCACTGGATCCGGCAGGACGGCGCGAAGTGCTCGACATGATGAAAGAGTTAAAAAAGAAGATGACGATTCTATTCTCAACTCATGTACTCCATGATGCAGAAGAGGTTTGCGATCAAATTATCATGCTGAAAGAAGGGGCTGTCAAATGGTCAGGCCCGCTTCACCAATTAAAGTATCAGCATCACACACCGTCCTGCATTTTGGCCGCTGAAGAAAGCCTTGAAGGATGGCTGGAACATTTGCCTTACGTCAGCAAGGTTGCATATGAAAAGCCTTCAAAGGCTGAAATTTTTTTAACCGAGCAATCCGATCACCGTCGCTTACTGGCAGAATGCTTGAATCGACATGTATCCATTCTTCGTTTTGAACAAAAAACACAGTCTTTGGAAGATATTTATATGAAGGTGATGGGGCTATGA
- a CDS encoding PLDc N-terminal domain-containing protein: MAGADIPWALIAPFIVLYLILILSALVSCLKEETNGPKWLWVLIIAGISFIGPVSYFVIGKKTHGRRRI; encoded by the coding sequence ATGGCTGGAGCAGATATACCTTGGGCGTTGATCGCCCCTTTCATTGTGCTGTATTTGATTTTAATATTGTCCGCATTGGTCAGTTGCTTAAAGGAGGAAACAAATGGTCCGAAGTGGCTGTGGGTTTTGATCATCGCAGGGATCAGTTTTATCGGTCCTGTCTCTTACTTTGTCATCGGTAAAAAAACACACGGCAGGAGGCGTATTTGA
- a CDS encoding YxlC family protein: MNEQEEKEMVTHLKRELKMIDDTFDPSVPHQFELDQRLAQFKKERKRALQKELLCFIGAALVILSVYLTIFIQVPAVFMMSQVVALVLLPALAVLEKRRRTADGEAE, translated from the coding sequence GTGAATGAGCAAGAGGAAAAAGAAATGGTAACACATTTGAAGAGGGAATTGAAAATGATTGACGATACCTTTGATCCTTCGGTTCCTCATCAATTTGAGCTGGATCAGCGTTTGGCCCAATTTAAAAAAGAGCGCAAACGGGCGCTCCAAAAGGAATTGCTTTGTTTTATCGGCGCAGCGTTGGTGATTTTATCGGTTTATTTGACGATCTTCATTCAAGTTCCAGCTGTTTTTATGATGTCGCAGGTAGTGGCGCTTGTATTGCTTCCGGCGCTCGCCGTGTTAGAAAAAAGGCGGCGGACGGCTGATGGGGAGGCTGAGTAG
- the sigY gene encoding RNA polymerase sigma factor SigY, translating into MDQADEKELIKQAKNGEDAAFTKLFQLNYPFLYQYVLKLTLHPELTEDLVQETMLKAYLGLQQFQGNAKFSTWLISIASRLFIDHQRRRKSEKRKTRAAEEAALRKMKWESSLHGHEWSEYLELFAALEPEFRMPILLRHYYGFSYPEVAKMLKIKEGTVKSRVHHGLKKIRKEWER; encoded by the coding sequence GTGGATCAAGCAGATGAAAAAGAACTGATTAAACAAGCAAAAAATGGGGAGGATGCCGCTTTTACAAAACTGTTTCAGCTCAATTACCCCTTTTTATATCAATATGTGCTGAAATTAACGCTTCATCCTGAGCTGACAGAGGATTTGGTTCAAGAAACAATGTTGAAAGCGTATCTCGGCCTTCAGCAATTTCAGGGAAACGCAAAATTTTCAACATGGCTGATTTCAATTGCTTCCCGGCTGTTTATCGACCATCAGCGCCGAAGAAAGAGCGAGAAGCGGAAAACGCGGGCTGCGGAAGAGGCAGCTTTGCGAAAAATGAAATGGGAATCTTCTTTGCACGGCCACGAATGGAGCGAATACTTGGAGCTGTTCGCTGCACTTGAGCCTGAGTTCAGAATGCCAATCCTATTAAGACATTACTACGGGTTTTCATACCCTGAAGTGGCAAAAATGCTGAAAATAAAAGAGGGTACTGTCAAATCCCGCGTGCATCATGGGTTAAAGAAAATTCGAAAGGAGTGGGAACGGTGA
- a CDS encoding MFS transporter, which produces MELREKVVYEESQILKKDHVIFGGAVFCFWFATYIYVPVFGLYLGNIGFSYSAIGIILGSYGITQILLRFPFGILSDVLAPLRKQLFITGFAMSLLSSLIFLFFDSFLMVITARLMAGITAAMWVMATVLYAQYFTKDRSAKAMGILQFLTVLPQFVSMAVSGYLVHLFGWMFPFWIGVIVSFIGLVLSFFIKDQGAREPVKGMRLSDYVKQTWRLPRLKAIAILSFLAHAVLFMTVFGFTPIYAETIGINEEQLIWIMCAFFIPQAGASIWCIFYNTKRADGLIFVSYVITAVFFGLLPFAKTLFTVCLIHAVTGLTLGFIFPLLVSQVVQIGTPKLKMSVMGFYQSFYALGFFLGPIAAGKVAEQFGLREVFWFAGALSLGGAGVMLVSRQFITRTKSRR; this is translated from the coding sequence ATGGAACTACGGGAAAAAGTTGTTTATGAAGAAAGTCAAATTTTAAAGAAAGACCATGTGATTTTTGGGGGAGCCGTCTTTTGCTTCTGGTTTGCTACATATATTTATGTCCCTGTTTTTGGATTGTATTTAGGGAACATCGGTTTCTCCTATTCAGCGATCGGGATTATTTTGGGAAGCTACGGCATCACACAGATTTTGTTAAGGTTCCCGTTCGGGATTCTGTCGGATGTCCTTGCCCCGCTGAGAAAACAGCTGTTTATCACAGGCTTTGCCATGTCCCTTTTGAGCAGTTTGATCTTTTTGTTTTTCGATTCGTTTTTGATGGTGATCACCGCCCGGCTTATGGCAGGGATTACCGCAGCCATGTGGGTGATGGCAACCGTTTTATACGCGCAGTATTTTACAAAAGACCGTTCTGCGAAAGCGATGGGGATTCTGCAGTTTTTGACGGTTTTGCCGCAGTTTGTCAGCATGGCTGTCAGCGGATATCTCGTCCATTTATTCGGCTGGATGTTTCCGTTTTGGATCGGGGTCATCGTTTCATTTATCGGTCTGGTTCTCTCGTTTTTTATTAAAGATCAGGGGGCGCGGGAGCCGGTTAAGGGGATGAGGCTGTCAGACTATGTGAAACAGACTTGGAGACTGCCGCGATTGAAAGCGATTGCAATTCTGTCGTTTTTAGCCCACGCCGTTTTGTTTATGACGGTGTTCGGATTCACGCCCATCTATGCAGAGACGATCGGAATCAATGAAGAACAGCTGATCTGGATCATGTGCGCGTTTTTTATTCCTCAGGCGGGAGCATCTATATGGTGCATCTTCTACAATACGAAGCGCGCGGATGGCCTTATCTTCGTGTCTTATGTGATAACGGCTGTTTTTTTTGGCCTTCTGCCGTTTGCAAAAACGCTTTTCACCGTATGCCTGATACACGCTGTGACCGGACTGACATTAGGATTTATTTTTCCGCTTCTGGTTAGCCAGGTCGTGCAGATCGGCACCCCGAAGCTGAAGATGTCTGTCATGGGCTTTTATCAATCCTTTTATGCGCTCGGTTTTTTTCTCGGCCCGATTGCGGCCGGCAAAGTGGCCGAACAGTTCGGCCTGCGCGAGGTCTTTTGGTTTGCAGGCGCTTTGTCATTAGGGGGGGCAGGAGTGATGCTGGTTTCCAGGCAGTTTATTACCCGTACAAAAAGCAGGCGGTGA
- a CDS encoding catalase, which produces MEHSSNQQKSDMETDDTLTNRQGHPVTNNQHIRTVGNRGPSTLENYDFLEKISHFDRERVPERVVHARGAGAHGYFEAYGTAGDEPVSKYTRAKLFQEKGKRTPVFVRFSTVTHGMSSPETLRDPRGFAVKFYTEDGNWDLVGNNLKIFFIRDAIKFPDLIHAFKPDPVTNLQDGERIFDFISNTPEAMHMITFLFSPWGIPANYRQMQGSGVNTYKWVNKEGEAVLVKYHWEPKQGIKNLTQNEAEEIQAKNFNHATQDLYEAIERGDYPEWELFVQIMSDDDHPELDFDPLDDTKLWPEDQFPWLPVGKMVLNRNPEDYFTEVEQAAFGTGVLVDGLDFSDDKMLQGRTFSYSDTQRYRVGPNYLQLPINAPKKRVATNQRGGQMQYKVDLGKNQSPHINYEPSTINGLKEAKQDGKEYTPHVEGNLVRESIDRQNNFKQAGETYRQFDDREKDELITNLVNTLAPCDNRIQTKMIDLFKQCDSEYGSRIEEGLKNASSQNTSSREPIGAEGAEDAPKQAEEKGHSEDPY; this is translated from the coding sequence ATGGAGCACAGCTCAAATCAGCAAAAGTCCGATATGGAAACAGACGACACATTGACAAACCGCCAGGGGCATCCTGTAACAAACAATCAACATATCAGGACCGTCGGCAATAGAGGCCCTTCGACATTGGAGAACTATGATTTCTTAGAAAAGATCAGCCATTTTGACAGAGAAAGGGTTCCGGAGCGGGTCGTCCATGCGCGGGGAGCCGGTGCGCACGGATATTTTGAGGCTTACGGGACGGCAGGCGACGAACCGGTTTCAAAGTATACGAGAGCGAAGCTGTTTCAGGAAAAAGGCAAAAGAACTCCTGTATTTGTCCGTTTTTCCACGGTTACGCACGGGATGTCTTCACCGGAAACGCTGCGTGACCCGCGCGGATTTGCGGTCAAGTTTTACACTGAGGATGGCAACTGGGATCTTGTCGGCAACAACCTAAAGATCTTTTTTATCCGCGACGCCATCAAATTCCCTGACTTGATCCATGCGTTTAAGCCTGATCCTGTTACAAACCTTCAGGATGGCGAAAGAATCTTCGATTTTATCTCAAATACTCCGGAAGCGATGCATATGATCACCTTCTTGTTTTCACCATGGGGTATTCCTGCAAACTACCGGCAAATGCAGGGGTCCGGCGTGAACACATACAAGTGGGTGAACAAAGAAGGGGAAGCCGTCCTTGTGAAATACCACTGGGAGCCGAAACAAGGCATTAAAAATTTGACGCAAAATGAAGCGGAAGAGATTCAGGCGAAGAATTTCAATCATGCCACACAAGATTTGTATGAAGCGATTGAGCGCGGAGATTATCCGGAGTGGGAGCTGTTCGTGCAAATCATGAGCGATGATGATCATCCGGAGCTCGATTTTGATCCGCTGGATGACACCAAACTCTGGCCAGAGGATCAATTTCCATGGCTTCCTGTCGGCAAAATGGTGCTCAATCGAAACCCTGAAGATTATTTTACAGAAGTGGAGCAGGCTGCATTCGGGACGGGCGTGCTTGTGGACGGGCTCGATTTTTCCGATGATAAAATGCTGCAAGGGAGAACCTTTTCCTACTCAGACACGCAGCGCTACAGAGTCGGGCCCAACTATCTCCAGCTGCCGATCAATGCTCCGAAAAAAAGGGTGGCGACCAATCAGCGGGGAGGGCAGATGCAATACAAGGTCGATTTAGGCAAAAATCAAAGTCCGCACATCAACTATGAACCTTCAACCATCAACGGGCTGAAAGAAGCGAAACAGGACGGCAAGGAATACACCCCGCATGTTGAAGGAAATCTGGTCCGCGAATCGATCGACAGGCAGAATAATTTTAAACAGGCGGGAGAGACCTACAGGCAATTCGATGATCGGGAAAAAGACGAATTGATCACAAACCTGGTCAATACACTCGCTCCATGTGACAACAGAATTCAAACGAAAATGATCGATCTGTTCAAGCAATGTGATTCGGAATATGGAAGCAGGATCGAGGAAGGCTTGAAAAACGCCTCAAGTCAAAATACATCCAGCAGGGAACCGATCGGAGCGGAAGGTGCGGAAGACGCGCCGAAGCAGGCGGAGGAAAAAGGGCATAGTGAAGATCCTTATTAA
- the katA gene encoding catalase KatA — protein MTTNQNNLTTSWGAPVGDNQNSMTAGSRGPTLIQDVHLLEKLAHFNRERVPERVVHAKGAGAHGYFEVTNDVSAYTKAKFLSDVGKRTPLFVRFSTVAGENGSADSVRDPRGFAVKFYTEEGNYDLVGNNTPVFFIRDAIKFPDFIHTQKRHPVTHLKNPDAVWDFWSLSPESLHQVTILMSDRGIPATYRHMHGFGSHTFKWVNAEGEGVWVKYHFKTEQGIKNLTEEVGTKIAGENPDYHTQDLYEAIEKGDFPAWRLYVQIMPLEDADTYRFDPFDVTKVWSQKDYPLIEVGRMVLNRNPENYFAEVEQATFSPGTLVPGIEPSPDKMLQGRLFAYADAHRYRVGANHNSLPINRPKAEVRNYQRDGQMRFDSNGGGSVYYEPNSFGGPAEAPEQKTTAYPVSGSADSVAYDHHDHYTQAGDLYRLLSEEERTRLVNNIVGSMKQVTKDEIKLRQIQHFYKADPEYGTRVAEGLNLSVPQEAKA, from the coding sequence ATGACGACAAACCAAAACAACCTGACAACCAGCTGGGGAGCTCCGGTTGGCGACAACCAAAACTCAATGACGGCTGGTTCCCGGGGACCGACTCTAATACAGGACGTCCACCTGCTTGAAAAGCTCGCACACTTCAACAGAGAGCGCGTGCCTGAACGGGTTGTTCATGCAAAAGGCGCCGGTGCACACGGTTATTTTGAAGTGACAAATGATGTTTCAGCATATACAAAAGCCAAATTTTTATCAGACGTAGGAAAGCGCACACCATTATTCGTTCGTTTTTCAACTGTCGCAGGTGAAAATGGTTCAGCGGATTCCGTCCGCGATCCGCGCGGATTCGCTGTTAAATTTTATACAGAGGAGGGGAACTACGATCTTGTCGGAAACAACACACCGGTGTTCTTTATCCGCGATGCGATCAAATTCCCTGACTTCATTCATACACAAAAACGCCATCCGGTCACACACTTGAAAAACCCGGACGCCGTTTGGGATTTCTGGTCATTATCCCCTGAATCCCTGCACCAGGTCACAATCCTGATGTCCGACCGCGGCATTCCCGCCACTTACCGGCATATGCACGGCTTTGGCAGCCATACATTCAAATGGGTCAACGCCGAAGGCGAAGGGGTTTGGGTCAAATACCACTTCAAGACAGAGCAGGGCATTAAAAACTTGACCGAAGAAGTGGGCACAAAGATTGCGGGCGAAAATCCCGATTATCATACGCAGGATTTATATGAAGCGATTGAAAAAGGAGACTTCCCGGCCTGGAGGCTTTACGTTCAGATCATGCCTTTGGAAGACGCTGATACGTATCGTTTTGATCCATTTGATGTCACCAAAGTATGGTCGCAAAAAGATTATCCTTTGATTGAAGTCGGCCGCATGGTTCTAAATCGAAATCCGGAAAACTATTTTGCAGAAGTGGAGCAGGCGACATTCTCTCCTGGAACATTGGTGCCCGGCATTGAACCGTCTCCGGATAAAATGCTGCAGGGACGCCTGTTCGCATATGCGGATGCCCACCGCTACCGCGTAGGCGCTAACCACAACAGCCTGCCGATCAATCGCCCGAAAGCGGAAGTCCGCAACTATCAGCGCGACGGCCAAATGCGCTTTGACTCAAACGGCGGCGGTTCCGTCTATTATGAACCGAACAGCTTCGGCGGACCTGCGGAAGCGCCTGAACAAAAAACAACCGCTTATCCGGTATCAGGTTCGGCTGACAGTGTAGCTTACGACCATCATGACCACTACACGCAAGCGGGTGATTTATACCGCCTCTTAAGCGAAGAAGAACGCACCCGTCTTGTCAACAATATCGTAGGTTCAATGAAACAAGTAACAAAAGATGAAATTAAGCTTCGCCAGATTCAGCATTTCTATAAAGCTGATCCGGAATATGGCACACGCGTCGCAGAAGGGCTGAACCTATCTGTCCCGCAGGAGGCTAAAGCATAA
- a CDS encoding Fur family transcriptional regulator, protein MEEEQLVFLLKKRGLRVTAQRVLILKTIITLNDHPSAEDIHRELPYMSLPTIYGNLKLFVKLGILNELPYGDGKSKYELFESQHYHVICKSCGKIVDLEYPQLKEVEHAAAQLTHFKVNTHYLGIYGVCTACQEQQR, encoded by the coding sequence GTGGAAGAAGAACAGCTCGTTTTTTTATTAAAGAAACGCGGCTTGCGGGTGACAGCTCAGCGGGTGCTGATTTTAAAAACGATCATTACTTTAAATGACCACCCGTCAGCGGAAGATATACACCGCGAATTGCCTTACATGAGCCTGCCGACGATATACGGCAATTTGAAATTATTTGTGAAGCTCGGCATTTTAAATGAACTGCCTTATGGAGATGGAAAAAGCAAATATGAACTGTTTGAATCACAGCATTATCATGTCATCTGTAAATCATGCGGCAAAATCGTAGATTTAGAATATCCACAGCTCAAAGAGGTTGAACACGCAGCCGCACAGTTGACGCATTTCAAAGTGAATACGCATTATTTAGGTATTTATGGCGTCTGTACGGCATGCCAGGAGCAACAGAGGTGA